In Dolichospermum flos-aquae CCAP 1403/13F, the following proteins share a genomic window:
- a CDS encoding potassium channel family protein, whose amino-acid sequence MKPRIIVCGLGRTGYKIFRLLREHGALVVGIHRKPVAGETAANVIVGELQAVATLQAAGITEAHTLVIATSDDALNLSIMMQARVLNPQIRIINRFYNTNLGERLDQTLSNHLSLSVVGLAAPVFTFAALGNKAIGQIKLLEQTWPIQEEYIHENHAWKGRKISGLWEDPTRMLIYYVPIQGKMNVVSAVLLDQQLKVGDRLIIGTQPRIRPQRKSFIRKLIKAFANIREFQKHAQSVVGMAIALLVIILLSTFTYVASKHNLSFVDALYFAVGMITGAGGNDKVVENAPDSIKLFTVIIMLIGAVVIGLWYATLTDFILGSRLKQFLDAARIPQHNHYIVCGLSGIGIRIVQQLHLSGHEVVVIETDANNRYVTTARGMSIPVILADASFRATLQSSNINTATAVLAVTSNDATNLEIALKAKALAPNIPVIVNYADPDFAGIAQQVFDFEAVLSPAELAAPAFAAAALGGRIIGNGIIADNLWVAFATTITPIHPFCDEWVKDVAKLADFVPLYVEINHETVQGWDLLETILAPGDVLYLTMPANRLNQLWREEGKGIGV is encoded by the coding sequence ATGAAACCTCGAATTATTGTTTGCGGCTTAGGGCGTACCGGATATAAAATATTTCGGTTACTGAGAGAACATGGGGCTTTAGTAGTAGGTATTCATCGCAAACCCGTTGCTGGTGAAACTGCTGCTAATGTAATTGTTGGTGAGTTACAGGCAGTTGCCACTTTGCAAGCAGCGGGAATTACCGAAGCACATACTTTAGTAATTGCGACTTCTGATGATGCCCTAAATTTATCAATTATGATGCAAGCACGGGTACTTAATCCCCAAATTCGGATTATTAACCGTTTTTATAATACGAATTTAGGTGAACGTCTTGATCAAACTTTGTCAAATCATTTAAGTTTGAGTGTTGTGGGTTTAGCAGCACCAGTATTTACCTTTGCCGCTTTAGGAAACAAAGCCATTGGCCAAATTAAATTACTTGAGCAAACTTGGCCAATTCAAGAAGAATATATTCACGAAAATCATGCTTGGAAGGGTAGAAAAATTAGCGGTTTATGGGAAGATCCAACGCGAATGCTGATTTATTATGTCCCTATCCAAGGGAAAATGAATGTAGTTTCAGCAGTGTTATTAGATCAACAATTAAAAGTAGGTGATCGCTTAATTATTGGCACTCAACCCCGCATTCGTCCACAACGTAAATCATTTATTAGAAAATTAATCAAAGCTTTTGCTAATATTAGGGAATTTCAGAAACACGCCCAATCAGTTGTCGGCATGGCAATAGCTTTATTAGTAATTATTTTACTCTCTACATTTACCTATGTTGCCAGTAAGCATAATCTCTCTTTTGTTGATGCTTTATATTTTGCTGTCGGCATGATTACAGGGGCTGGTGGTAATGATAAAGTCGTAGAAAATGCACCTGATAGCATCAAATTATTTACCGTTATCATTATGCTAATTGGGGCTGTGGTAATTGGGCTTTGGTACGCTACGCTGACAGATTTTATCCTGGGTAGTCGCTTAAAACAATTTCTAGACGCAGCGAGAATTCCCCAACATAATCATTATATTGTTTGCGGTTTAAGTGGTATCGGCATTAGAATTGTTCAACAATTACATCTGAGTGGCCATGAAGTAGTAGTAATTGAAACAGACGCTAATAATAGATATGTGACTACTGCTAGAGGTATGAGTATTCCTGTCATCCTTGCTGATGCCAGTTTTCGCGCTACTCTACAGTCAAGTAATATCAACACAGCTACCGCAGTTTTAGCTGTCACTAGCAATGATGCTACTAATTTGGAAATTGCTCTCAAAGCTAAGGCTTTAGCACCGAATATTCCTGTGATTGTCAACTATGCTGATCCCGATTTTGCTGGTATAGCACAACAGGTATTTGACTTTGAAGCTGTACTCAGTCCCGCTGAACTAGCTGCCCCTGCCTTCGCTGCTGCTGCCCTAGGTGGTAGGATTATTGGTAATGGCATTATTGCTGATAATTTATGGGTAGCTTTTGCCACCACAATTACACCAATACACCCTTTTTGTGATGAGTGGGTGAAAGATGTGGCCAAGTTGGCGGATTTTGTGCCTTTGTATGTGGAAATCAACCACGAAACTGTACAGGGCTGGGATTTATTAGAAACGATTCTCGCCCCCGGAGATGTTTTGTATTTAACCATGCCCGCTAACAGGTTGAATCAATTATGGCGAGAAGAAGGAAAAGGTATTGGAGTTTAA
- a CDS encoding alpha/beta fold hydrolase has product MSIQEHKITVDSLEWFYREAEPIGRTDLIPVLCLHGLVSQSYSWRNVIPSLAAQGNRAIAPDWIGYGFSGKPEKQDFAYTPDAFITALDGFVKALELERFSLVVQGFLGSVGLQYALRHPEKIANIAILNTPISTSAKIPWKIKQMGLPLAGDIITQDPLLVDRTLEGGSRYRIEDEDLDIYRKPFLKSSASGRSLLTTIRNFQLEKAMIEIENGFKEWPQPILVQWGIIDPWLSVDMAETFVKSVANGEIIKLNNVGHYPQEHYHEVILQDLLPFVRRSQSN; this is encoded by the coding sequence GTGTCAATTCAAGAACATAAAATTACGGTAGATTCTTTAGAATGGTTTTATCGGGAAGCTGAACCGATTGGGAGAACTGATTTAATCCCTGTGTTATGCTTACACGGGTTAGTTTCTCAAAGTTATAGTTGGAGAAATGTTATTCCCAGTTTAGCAGCACAGGGAAATAGAGCGATCGCACCGGACTGGATTGGTTACGGATTTTCTGGTAAACCCGAAAAACAGGATTTTGCTTATACTCCGGACGCATTTATCACAGCTTTGGATGGATTTGTTAAAGCTTTAGAATTAGAAAGATTTTCCTTAGTTGTCCAAGGATTTTTAGGTTCAGTTGGGTTACAATATGCCTTACGTCATCCTGAAAAGATTGCTAATATAGCGATTTTAAATACACCAATTTCTACTTCTGCCAAAATTCCTTGGAAAATCAAACAAATGGGTTTACCATTAGCTGGAGATATCATTACCCAAGATCCTTTGTTGGTTGATAGAACATTGGAAGGGGGTAGTCGTTACCGCATTGAAGATGAAGATTTAGATATTTATAGAAAACCATTTTTGAAAAGTTCTGCTTCTGGGAGAAGTCTCCTCACCACAATTCGCAATTTCCAACTAGAAAAAGCGATGATAGAAATAGAAAATGGGTTTAAAGAATGGCCACAACCTATTTTAGTCCAATGGGGGATAATTGATCCTTGGTTATCTGTAGATATGGCGGAAACTTTCGTTAAATCTGTCGCCAATGGTGAAATAATTAAACTTAATAATGTGGGACATTATCCCCAAGAACATTATCATGAAGTAATTTTACAGGATTTATTACCATTTGTCCGGCGTTCCCAGTCGAATTAG
- the hemJ gene encoding protoporphyrinogen oxidase HemJ, with translation MAYSWFKAFHIIGFVVWFAGLFYLVRLFIYHVEANLEPEPARTILKNQYQIMEKRLYDIITTPGMCVTVAMAIGILSTNMELLQEPWLHFKLGFVGILIGYHYYCGRLMKQLAANECKWTGQSLRALNEAPTLLLVVIVMLATFKNNLPTDITAWLIFGLVIFMAVTIQLYAKIRRRNQEKLTAELNQIPQG, from the coding sequence ATGGCTTATTCGTGGTTTAAAGCATTTCATATTATTGGCTTTGTGGTTTGGTTTGCGGGGTTATTTTACCTAGTGCGGTTGTTTATCTACCACGTTGAAGCGAACCTTGAACCAGAACCAGCAAGAACGATACTGAAAAACCAGTATCAAATCATGGAAAAGCGTCTTTACGATATTATTACCACTCCAGGTATGTGCGTAACAGTAGCTATGGCTATTGGTATCTTATCTACAAACATGGAACTGCTACAAGAACCCTGGTTACATTTCAAATTAGGGTTTGTAGGTATATTAATTGGCTATCATTACTACTGTGGAAGATTAATGAAGCAGTTAGCAGCAAATGAATGTAAGTGGACTGGTCAAAGTTTACGCGCATTAAATGAAGCACCAACACTTTTATTAGTTGTAATTGTGATGTTGGCGACATTTAAGAATAACTTACCAACGGATATTACAGCTTGGTTAATTTTTGGTTTAGTGATTTTCATGGCTGTGACTATTCAACTTTACGCCAAAATCCGCAGACGTAATCAAGAAAAACTCACAGCAGAATTAAATCAAATTCCCCAAGGGTAA